From Mytilus edulis chromosome 9, xbMytEdul2.2, whole genome shotgun sequence, the proteins below share one genomic window:
- the LOC139489773 gene encoding uncharacterized protein — protein MYLIILRLSIFFSITKALSVKFDIMTDEIDIISSISEANILDYMIDLSSYRIDVLSARFLTFEVKACKHVALYASSSENKDSTKPLYEIVIGSHQNTMTLVRRRNDASLQTSSLITKQSNSQNILNCNVYRPFWISWEAGSIMVGSGNGVGENVIVSWIDQAPFSVKSLGILTLDNEVGEWKVFIPVKDNFTGYSTSCEAPGKRAVLLSLGVVSSSLLQCSAMCSQLNTCVVYNYQKQYKRCELLSVGTDPLTNVPKYLATEWQYYAKCYDENDACFGCFF, from the exons ATGTATTTGATAATTCTTCGTTTAAGTATATTCTTCAGCATCACAAAAG CATTATCGGTCAAGTTTGACATCATGACAGATGAAATAGATATCATTAGCTCAATCTCTGAAGCAAACATTCTGGATTACATGATTGACCTTTCTTCCTATAGAATAGACGTTTTATCAGCAAGATTTTTAACTTTTGAGGTTAAAGCTTGCAAGCATGTGGCATTGTACGCATCGAGTTCTGAAAACAAGGATTCAACAAAACCTCTTTATGAAATAGTTATAGGTTCACATCAGAATACGATGACCCTGGTCAGACGCAGGAACGATGCATCATTACAAACGAGCTCTCTAATTACTAAACAGAGCAATTCACAGAACATTCTGAACTGTAATGTATACAGGCCATTCTGGATTAGTTGGGAGGCAGGAAGTATAATGGTTGGGTCGGGAAATGGAGTTGGTGAAAATGTAATAGTAAGCTGGATTGATCAAGCTCCTTTCAGTGTTAAAAGTTTGGGTATCCTTACATTAGACAATGAAGTTGGAGAATGGAAGGTTTTTATTCCAG TCAAAGACAACTTCACCGGATATTCTACAAGTTGTGAAGCACCTGGTAAAAGAGCTGTTCTTCTTAGTCTCGGTGTTGTCTCCTCGAGTTTATTACAATGTTCTGCAATGTGCTCACAACTTAACACTTGTGTAGTTTATAATTACCAGAAACAATATAAAAG ATGTGAACTCCTGTCTGTTGGAACGGACCCTTTGACAAATGTCCCAAAGTACCTTGCAACCGAATGGCAATACTACGCCAaatgttacgatgaaaatgacgcATGTTTTGGGTGTTTTTTCTGA